A window of Hymenobacter aerilatus contains these coding sequences:
- a CDS encoding DUF4142 domain-containing protein, producing the protein MASACGNNESAATSDSAMNADNSTMADNNTMNDTSAMAADAPAMNMASDTATAPHATDEEFMKSAAHSDQNEIQLSKLVLEKGVTGMAKDHANQMVTDHTKSTTDLKAIAQKKNVTLPTDMDAAHKAIATTMGKLSGKDLETQYMQQMVLDHQKTLNTMQAHDKMTQDADLKGFISKTSPVVQSHLTMFKQHAGGAM; encoded by the coding sequence ATGGCATCTGCGTGCGGCAACAATGAATCGGCTGCTACCTCCGATTCGGCTATGAACGCCGATAACAGCACCATGGCCGACAACAACACCATGAACGATACCAGCGCAATGGCCGCCGATGCCCCAGCCATGAACATGGCCTCTGATACGGCTACTGCACCCCACGCCACCGACGAAGAGTTTATGAAATCGGCTGCGCACAGCGACCAGAACGAAATTCAACTCAGCAAATTGGTGCTTGAGAAAGGCGTAACAGGCATGGCGAAGGACCACGCCAACCAGATGGTGACCGACCATACTAAGTCGACTACCGATCTGAAAGCTATTGCGCAGAAGAAAAATGTGACCCTACCCACCGACATGGATGCCGCGCATAAGGCTATAGCTACTACTATGGGAAAGCTCTCAGGCAAGGACCTGGAAACGCAGTATATGCAGCAGATGGTGTTAGACCACCAGAAAACGCTGAACACCATGCAGGCCCACGACAAGATGACGCAGGACGCCGACTTGAAAGGGTTCATTTCCAAAACGTCGCCCGTGGTGCAGAGCCACTTGACTATGTTTAAGCAACACGCTGGCGGTGCTATGTAA
- a CDS encoding DUF4142 domain-containing protein, whose amino-acid sequence MKSTTTYLLGALLVGSFSLATAPPAQAQKKPVKEAEKINKKRNKLQADSSPYSKDQLQYDAEFAVAASSSNMLEIALGKLAQQKAIAMEVKEWGKRMEQEHGQAEQQLQAIAERAHIALPQMMGKEDRDIYDDIDDRKYFGFDKKYMRDLQELHKRTIARFADAAAKASNPELRTYATEMLPKLREHEEITAQLFERASDRK is encoded by the coding sequence ATGAAATCGACTACAACATATCTTCTTGGAGCCTTACTGGTTGGTTCTTTTTCACTAGCTACCGCGCCACCTGCCCAAGCACAGAAGAAGCCCGTGAAAGAGGCCGAAAAAATCAATAAAAAGCGCAACAAGCTACAAGCCGATTCCTCACCTTACTCCAAAGACCAACTGCAATATGATGCTGAATTTGCCGTAGCGGCCTCTAGTAGCAACATGCTGGAAATAGCACTTGGCAAGTTGGCCCAGCAAAAGGCCATTGCTATGGAAGTGAAAGAGTGGGGTAAACGTATGGAGCAGGAGCACGGCCAGGCTGAGCAGCAACTCCAAGCCATTGCCGAGCGCGCCCACATTGCCCTACCCCAGATGATGGGCAAGGAGGACCGTGACATCTATGATGACATCGACGACCGGAAGTACTTTGGCTTCGATAAGAAATATATGCGCGACCTACAGGAGCTACACAAACGTACCATCGCCCGCTTCGCTGATGCCGCCGCAAAAGCCTCTAACCCAGAGCTGCGCACCTACGCCACCGAGATGCTGCCCAAGCTACGCGAGCACGAGGAAATAACAGCCCAGCTGTTTGAAAGAGCTAGTGATAGGAAGTAG
- a CDS encoding DUF4142 domain-containing protein, whose translation MALPTLLPVYRRLLPLLMAGGCTLLLHACSPGANSDDPVAAALAQNEKRIDDLDITKKQKQDATFMVNAAADGILNQQLATVALQRAATPSVRNLAQNLLNQYIKMTGELKTLAGRKGITLPEALGAERQEVYKNLSALTGTTFDKKYSAAIVDGQKKAVDSFKDLSEDAYDGDIRGFAAKYLPVLQQQVAQAQQVQDEVEKLP comes from the coding sequence ATGGCTCTCCCTACCCTCCTCCCAGTCTACCGCCGTTTGCTGCCGCTGCTCATGGCAGGTGGCTGCACGTTGCTGCTGCATGCTTGCTCGCCGGGTGCCAACAGCGACGACCCCGTAGCCGCCGCTCTAGCACAAAACGAAAAGCGCATCGACGACCTCGACATCACTAAAAAGCAAAAACAGGATGCCACGTTTATGGTGAATGCCGCAGCCGATGGCATTCTCAACCAGCAACTAGCCACCGTGGCCCTGCAACGCGCCGCTACCCCCAGCGTGCGCAACCTGGCCCAGAACCTGCTCAATCAGTACATCAAAATGACTGGGGAACTGAAAACGCTGGCCGGTCGGAAGGGCATTACGCTACCCGAAGCATTAGGGGCCGAACGCCAGGAAGTGTACAAGAACCTGTCGGCTCTTACGGGCACGACCTTCGACAAAAAATATAGTGCGGCGATAGTCGATGGCCAAAAGAAAGCCGTAGACTCCTTCAAAGACCTCAGCGAGGACGCCTACGATGGCGACATCCGCGGGTTTGCCGCCAAATATTTACCTGTGTTGCAGCAGCAAGTGGCTCAGGCCCAGCAAGTGCAAGACGAGGTTGAAAAACTGCCTTAA
- a CDS encoding cytochrome b/b6 domain-containing protein, protein MKKLREKHPLAIRWFHWINFPVLAVMMWSGLLIYWANDVYRIGWGDTTVFKFFPQSFYEALHVPFQLAKGMAWHFVVMWLFVLNGIAYVLYTLISGEWRYLVPGRHALREAWQVVLHDLGIRKAPLPARKYNAAQQIAYSAVVLMGVGSALTGFAIYKPTQLAGLTTLLGGYEWARAEHFILTLGYVLFFVVHVAQVVRAGWNNFRSMVAGFELVDTPASSSNSTRP, encoded by the coding sequence ATGAAAAAGCTGCGCGAAAAACATCCGTTGGCTATCCGCTGGTTTCACTGGATCAACTTTCCGGTGCTGGCCGTGATGATGTGGAGCGGTCTGCTCATTTACTGGGCCAACGACGTATACCGCATTGGTTGGGGTGATACGACCGTATTCAAGTTTTTCCCGCAGTCGTTTTATGAGGCGCTGCACGTGCCATTTCAGCTGGCGAAGGGCATGGCCTGGCACTTTGTGGTGATGTGGTTGTTTGTGCTGAACGGCATTGCCTACGTGCTTTACACGCTGATTTCGGGGGAGTGGCGCTACCTAGTGCCAGGCCGCCATGCCCTGCGCGAGGCGTGGCAAGTGGTGCTGCACGATTTGGGCATCCGCAAGGCACCGCTGCCCGCACGCAAATACAACGCCGCCCAGCAAATTGCCTACTCTGCCGTGGTGCTGATGGGGGTAGGCTCGGCCCTCACAGGCTTTGCTATTTACAAGCCCACTCAACTGGCCGGACTTACTACCCTGCTGGGTGGCTACGAGTGGGCGCGGGCCGAGCACTTTATCCTGACGCTGGGCTACGTATTGTTCTTTGTAGTGCATGTGGCGCAGGTAGTACGGGCCGGCTGGAACAACTTCCGCTCGATGGTAGCTGGCTTTGAATTGGTAGACACACCCGCTTCTTCCTCCAACTCTACCCGCCCATGA
- a CDS encoding FAD-dependent oxidoreductase, whose protein sequence is MSTEINLAPLDALQEGELRAFPTPHDGPEVLLVRHQGQYRAFAAHCPHYGAPLEKGRVVHGQIVCPWHHACFNATDGNLCEPPALDALPTFAVREAEGRVYVSVPDNPPASTDKPDETPTAEVGGAPLPAASSAVVNQHVIAVVGGGAAGQMAAQTLREEGFAGRVVLLSADAAIPYDRTKLSKAYLAGKAKPESLPLREENFYAKHHIELLTNTRATGLDLEKKQVLLADAAPLSYDQLLLAPGGTPNSLPKLPGHDLQHVLLLRTQADADALVEAAKESRYVVIVGSSFIGMEAASSLIGQDGRTVTVIAQEKEPFEKVLGPEVGKMFRTMHQEKGVQFEAEAEVTELTGQNGTVSGVRLKSGKELPADLVVLGVGVRPATDFLKEAFQLEKDGGLQVDEYLQAAPGVYAAGDIAHFPATTGNTLRIEHWRVAQQHGRVAARNLLGQQVPYTAAPYFWTQQYGKSLRYAGHADEWDDIRYVGDVAKQDFLAFYVQNGQVKAAAGMNHDPDMIYIEALLAANTMPAPATISEETNWQQLATQ, encoded by the coding sequence ATGTCCACGGAAATCAACCTGGCTCCGCTCGACGCGCTGCAAGAAGGCGAGTTGCGCGCTTTCCCTACCCCCCACGATGGCCCCGAGGTGCTGTTGGTGCGGCACCAGGGACAGTACCGCGCCTTTGCCGCGCACTGCCCGCACTACGGTGCCCCCCTCGAAAAAGGCCGCGTAGTACACGGGCAGATTGTGTGCCCCTGGCATCATGCCTGCTTCAACGCCACCGATGGCAACTTATGCGAGCCGCCCGCCCTCGATGCCCTACCCACCTTTGCGGTGCGCGAGGCCGAGGGTAGGGTGTATGTGTCGGTGCCCGACAACCCACCTGCCAGCACCGACAAGCCCGATGAAACACCCACCGCCGAGGTAGGTGGCGCGCCGTTGCCCGCTGCTTCGTCTGCGGTTGTAAATCAACATGTTATTGCGGTAGTAGGCGGAGGCGCGGCAGGGCAGATGGCCGCGCAAACGCTGCGCGAAGAAGGGTTTGCCGGCCGTGTGGTGCTGCTATCGGCCGATGCAGCCATACCCTACGACCGCACCAAACTCAGCAAAGCCTACTTGGCAGGTAAGGCTAAGCCCGAAAGCCTACCCCTGCGCGAAGAGAATTTCTACGCGAAGCACCACATCGAGCTATTAACCAACACCCGCGCCACCGGCCTGGACCTGGAGAAAAAACAGGTGCTGCTGGCCGATGCGGCCCCGCTGTCCTACGACCAACTGCTGCTGGCTCCCGGCGGCACGCCCAACTCTCTCCCCAAGCTACCCGGCCACGACCTACAACACGTGCTGCTCCTCCGTACCCAAGCCGATGCCGATGCCCTCGTAGAGGCCGCCAAAGAGTCCCGATACGTGGTCATCGTTGGTTCCAGTTTCATCGGGATGGAAGCGGCCAGCAGCCTCATCGGCCAAGACGGCCGCACGGTAACGGTAATTGCGCAGGAAAAGGAGCCGTTTGAGAAGGTGCTGGGGCCGGAAGTAGGCAAGATGTTCCGCACCATGCACCAGGAAAAAGGCGTGCAGTTTGAGGCCGAAGCCGAGGTGACCGAGTTGACTGGCCAGAACGGTACCGTGTCGGGCGTGCGGCTGAAATCCGGCAAAGAACTACCTGCCGACTTGGTAGTGCTGGGGGTAGGCGTGCGCCCCGCCACCGATTTCCTGAAAGAAGCTTTCCAGCTGGAAAAAGACGGTGGCCTGCAAGTAGACGAATATCTGCAAGCCGCACCCGGCGTATACGCCGCCGGCGACATTGCCCATTTTCCGGCCACTACTGGCAATACGCTGCGCATTGAGCACTGGCGCGTGGCTCAGCAACACGGCCGGGTGGCCGCCCGCAACCTGCTGGGCCAACAGGTGCCCTACACGGCCGCTCCCTACTTCTGGACCCAGCAATACGGCAAGAGCCTACGCTACGCTGGTCACGCCGACGAGTGGGACGACATCCGCTATGTGGGCGATGTAGCCAAGCAGGATTTCCTAGCGTTCTACGTACAGAATGGGCAAGTGAAAGCTGCCGCTGGCATGAACCACGACCCCGATATGATCTACATTGAAGCCCTGCTGGCGGCTAATACAATGCCGGCCCCTGCCACTATCAGCGAGGAAACCAATTGGCAACAGCTTGCCACGCAATAA
- the uvrA gene encoding excinuclease ABC subunit UvrA: MAKKKALAVAAATISPLSQVATAEAELTAAAVALPANGHDHPNPAAAEAPFIEVYGAREHNLKNVSIQIPRGKLVVFTGISGSGKSSLAFDTIYAEGQRRYMETFSAYARSFMGGLERPDVDKIEGLSPVISIEQKTTSRNPRSTVGTITEIYDFLRLFYARTAEAFSYVTGKKMIRQSDDQIINYILKHYDNKKLVVLAPVVKGRKGHYRELFQQVAKLGFTKVRVDGELLDITAKMQVDRYKIHDIEIVIDRLVVKADDRHRLAGSVQNALTQGKGTMLVLDPDKKKDNTQFFSRFLMDPATGIAYDDPAPNTFSFNSPYGACPVCNGLGEVQEITEETVMPDKKLSISRGGIAPLGEYRDIWIFQQLQLILKKHKASLSTPIQKLPEDLVQRLLHGIPEDDDADTTKANYTEPFEGIIPFLRRQMDSDSDNIRDWIQQYTQAKECPECHGYRLKKESLHFKIADKHIGELSVMDVKELSAWFEGLEDRLSDRQNLIARELLKEIRKRIGFLLEVGLDYLDLHRSVRTLSGGESQRIRLATQIGTQLVGVLYIMDEPSIGLHQRDNERLIKALQHLRDIGNSVIVVEHDKDMIMHADHVLDIGPGAGIHGGSIVAEGSPTEIFNSGSLTSQYLSGQKHIELRKKKREGTGEELVLKGAKGHNLKNVTAKFPLGKLIAVTGVSGSGKSSLIHDTLYPILNQHFFNAKREPLKYDSIEGLDFIDKVIEVDQSPIGRTPRSNPATYTGVMTEIRQLFAELPEAKIRGYGPGRFSFNVKGGRCETCEGAGLRTIEMNFLPDVHVPCETCKGRRYNRETLEVRFKGKSITDVLDMTVEKAVEFFEYQPRILRKIQTLNDVGLGYLTLGQQATTLSGGEAQRVKLATELSKKDTGQTFYILDEPTTGLHFEDINHLSDVLQKLVDKGNTVLIIEHNLDLIKVADHLIDIGPEGGAGGGTIVAQGTPEQVAKSKKGYTGKFLAEELKTSKYAEVE, encoded by the coding sequence ATGGCTAAGAAAAAAGCCCTGGCCGTTGCGGCCGCTACGATTTCTCCTCTTTCACAAGTAGCCACGGCGGAGGCCGAGCTGACGGCCGCAGCCGTAGCCCTACCCGCCAACGGCCACGACCATCCCAACCCGGCTGCCGCCGAAGCGCCCTTCATTGAAGTGTACGGCGCGAGGGAGCACAACCTGAAAAACGTTTCCATTCAGATTCCGCGGGGCAAGCTAGTAGTGTTCACCGGCATTTCCGGCTCGGGCAAGTCGTCGCTGGCGTTCGATACGATTTATGCCGAGGGCCAGCGCCGCTATATGGAGACGTTTTCGGCCTACGCCCGCTCCTTTATGGGCGGCCTGGAGCGGCCCGATGTAGATAAGATTGAGGGTTTGTCGCCGGTGATTAGCATCGAGCAAAAGACCACCTCACGCAACCCGCGCTCCACCGTCGGCACCATCACCGAGATTTACGACTTCCTGCGTCTGTTCTACGCCCGCACCGCCGAGGCGTTCAGCTACGTGACGGGCAAGAAAATGATCCGGCAGTCCGACGACCAGATCATCAACTACATCCTCAAGCACTACGACAACAAGAAGCTGGTAGTGCTGGCGCCCGTGGTGAAGGGTAGGAAGGGCCACTACCGCGAGCTGTTCCAGCAAGTAGCCAAGCTGGGCTTCACCAAAGTGCGCGTGGATGGCGAACTGCTCGACATCACGGCCAAAATGCAGGTGGACCGCTACAAGATTCACGACATCGAAATCGTGATTGACCGGCTGGTGGTGAAGGCTGACGACCGCCACCGCTTGGCTGGCTCGGTGCAGAACGCCCTTACCCAGGGCAAAGGCACCATGCTCGTACTCGACCCCGATAAGAAGAAGGACAACACCCAGTTCTTCTCCCGCTTCCTGATGGACCCGGCCACCGGCATCGCCTACGACGACCCCGCGCCGAACACCTTTAGCTTCAACTCGCCCTACGGCGCCTGCCCTGTTTGCAACGGCCTGGGTGAGGTACAGGAAATTACGGAGGAAACCGTGATGCCGGACAAGAAGCTGAGCATCAGCCGGGGCGGTATTGCGCCGCTGGGCGAGTACCGCGACATCTGGATTTTCCAGCAGCTCCAGCTCATTCTCAAAAAGCACAAGGCTTCGCTGAGCACGCCTATCCAGAAGCTGCCCGAAGACTTGGTGCAACGCCTGCTTCACGGCATCCCGGAAGACGATGACGCCGATACCACGAAGGCCAACTACACAGAGCCGTTTGAGGGTATCATCCCCTTCTTGCGCCGGCAAATGGATTCTGATTCCGATAACATTCGGGACTGGATTCAACAGTACACCCAGGCCAAGGAGTGCCCCGAGTGCCATGGCTACCGTCTAAAAAAGGAGTCGCTGCACTTCAAAATTGCGGATAAGCACATCGGCGAACTGTCGGTGATGGACGTGAAGGAGTTATCGGCGTGGTTTGAAGGTCTGGAAGACCGCCTCTCGGACCGCCAGAACCTGATAGCCCGCGAGCTGCTGAAAGAAATCCGCAAGCGCATTGGCTTTCTGCTGGAGGTAGGGCTTGATTATCTCGACCTGCACCGCTCGGTGCGCACCCTCTCGGGCGGCGAGTCTCAACGCATCCGTCTGGCTACCCAAATTGGTACCCAGCTGGTAGGCGTGCTGTACATCATGGACGAGCCCAGTATCGGTCTGCATCAGCGCGACAACGAACGGCTAATCAAAGCCTTGCAGCATCTGCGCGACATCGGCAACTCGGTGATTGTGGTGGAGCACGACAAGGACATGATCATGCACGCCGACCATGTGCTGGACATTGGCCCCGGCGCGGGCATTCATGGTGGTAGCATTGTGGCCGAAGGCTCGCCCACGGAGATTTTCAACTCTGGCTCCCTCACCTCGCAATACCTCAGCGGGCAGAAACACATTGAGTTGCGCAAGAAAAAGCGCGAAGGCACCGGCGAAGAACTGGTGCTGAAAGGTGCCAAAGGCCACAACCTGAAAAACGTGACGGCCAAGTTCCCGTTGGGCAAGCTCATTGCCGTTACGGGCGTATCGGGCTCGGGCAAGTCGTCGCTCATCCACGACACGCTCTACCCTATCCTCAACCAGCACTTCTTCAATGCCAAGCGCGAACCGCTGAAATACGACAGCATTGAGGGCCTGGACTTTATCGACAAGGTGATTGAGGTAGACCAGTCGCCAATTGGCCGCACGCCGCGCTCCAACCCGGCCACCTACACCGGCGTGATGACCGAAATCCGCCAGTTATTTGCCGAGCTGCCGGAGGCGAAAATCCGCGGGTACGGACCGGGCCGCTTCTCTTTCAACGTGAAGGGTGGCCGCTGCGAGACCTGCGAGGGCGCGGGCCTGCGCACCATCGAAATGAATTTCCTGCCCGACGTGCACGTGCCCTGCGAAACCTGCAAAGGCCGCCGATACAACCGCGAAACGCTGGAAGTGCGCTTCAAAGGCAAAAGCATCACCGACGTACTCGATATGACGGTGGAAAAAGCTGTGGAGTTCTTCGAGTATCAGCCGCGCATTCTGCGTAAGATTCAGACGCTGAATGACGTGGGCCTAGGCTACCTCACGCTGGGTCAGCAGGCGACTACCCTCAGCGGGGGCGAAGCCCAACGCGTAAAACTGGCCACTGAGCTCAGCAAGAAAGACACTGGTCAAACCTTCTATATCCTCGACGAGCCAACCACTGGCCTGCACTTCGAGGACATCAACCACCTCTCCGACGTATTGCAAAAGCTGGTCGACAAGGGCAACACGGTCCTCATCATCGAGCACAACCTCGACCTGATCAAAGTAGCCGACCACCTCATCGACATCGGCCCAGAAGGTGGCGCCGGTGGCGGTACCATCGTGGCACAGGGCACGCCTGAGCAGGTAGCCAAGTCGAAGAAGGGCTATACCGGTAAGTTTTTGGCAGAGGAGCTGAAAACAAGTAAATATGCGGAAGTAGAGTAA
- a CDS encoding ribosome-binding factor A — MESKRQQKVASLLQQELAAVFQRDLPHLFPGLAPGISTVRVSPDLGIARVYLSLLLVGDGQAMLEQVRDSSKEIRLALAKRIRQQLRVVPALSFFLDDSAAYAAHMDQVFGGLTIPAASTDAPTEEDESPKPTPPRPRLFADEDE, encoded by the coding sequence ATGGAAAGCAAACGACAGCAAAAAGTAGCCAGCTTGCTTCAGCAAGAATTGGCCGCCGTATTTCAGCGCGACCTGCCGCACTTATTCCCGGGCCTGGCACCCGGCATTAGCACGGTACGCGTATCGCCCGACCTGGGTATTGCCCGCGTGTATCTGAGCCTGTTGCTGGTAGGCGACGGCCAGGCCATGCTGGAACAAGTGCGCGACAGCAGCAAGGAAATTCGTCTGGCGCTGGCTAAGCGCATCCGCCAACAACTGCGCGTGGTGCCTGCCCTCAGCTTCTTCCTCGACGACAGTGCTGCCTACGCTGCTCACATGGACCAAGTATTTGGTGGCCTCACCATTCCGGCTGCCAGCACCGACGCACCCACCGAGGAGGACGAATCCCCCAAGCCTACCCCTCCCCGCCCCCGCCTCTTTGCCGACGAAGACGAGTAG
- a CDS encoding molybdopterin-dependent oxidoreductase, with amino-acid sequence MSTPQRPTPDDAVEQEASRRSRRAFLTAGLASLAALGGWRWLATRPTDDGALWPLRSVLDANGKISREFLSNADLAPVFPRSRAKAPRVNGKLGLKSPLDAAAWQLQVQGLGPNGPTPVRTFSLADIRALPRVEMTTELKCIEGWSVVVHWVGARFSDFVTHYQLASATDLAPYVHLVTPDQQYYVGLDMQSALHPQTLLCYEMNGQPLTSEHGAPLRLVTPLKYGIKHIKRIGSIAFTAQRPADYWAQRGYDWYSGL; translated from the coding sequence ATGAGCACTCCTCAACGCCCTACCCCCGACGACGCTGTAGAGCAGGAAGCGTCCCGACGCTCCCGCCGGGCTTTCCTGACGGCGGGCTTAGCCTCACTGGCTGCGCTGGGCGGCTGGCGCTGGCTTGCAACGCGCCCCACCGACGACGGTGCCCTGTGGCCCCTACGCAGCGTGCTGGACGCGAACGGTAAGATTTCCAGAGAGTTTCTGAGCAATGCCGATTTGGCGCCGGTGTTTCCGCGCAGCCGCGCCAAAGCGCCCCGTGTGAATGGCAAGCTAGGGCTGAAAAGTCCGCTGGACGCGGCGGCGTGGCAACTACAGGTGCAGGGCCTGGGCCCCAATGGTCCTACCCCGGTACGCACGTTTTCGCTGGCTGACATCCGGGCCCTACCCCGCGTGGAGATGACCACCGAACTGAAGTGCATTGAGGGCTGGAGCGTGGTGGTGCACTGGGTCGGGGCGCGCTTCTCTGATTTCGTGACGCACTACCAGTTGGCCTCAGCCACCGACTTGGCGCCCTACGTACACCTCGTGACGCCCGACCAACAATACTACGTGGGCCTAGACATGCAGAGCGCGCTGCACCCCCAAACCCTGCTGTGCTACGAGATGAATGGCCAGCCACTAACGTCGGAGCACGGCGCCCCCCTGCGCTTAGTAACGCCGCTAAAGTACGGCATCAAGCACATCAAGCGCATCGGCAGCATTGCTTTTACGGCTCAACGACCAGCCGATTATTGGGCGCAGCGCGGCTACGATTGGTACTCAGGCCTGTAG
- a CDS encoding RNA polymerase sigma factor, translating into MLASPTLPLTDEQLLTACLAHDRQAQYQLYQRYKIAMFSCALRILNSRDLAQDALQDAFVQVFQQLGSFRQQSTLGAWIRTIVVRRALLTLRREQRMELYDPDSHLEPLVAWHDSLTGEALEKAIGELPAGYRATFCLLEVEGYSHREAAELLGITEGTSKSQLYHAKRLLQRKLQHLYR; encoded by the coding sequence GTGCTAGCTTCTCCTACCTTGCCGCTCACCGACGAACAGTTGCTCACTGCCTGCCTGGCGCACGACCGGCAGGCGCAGTACCAGCTGTACCAGCGCTACAAAATCGCCATGTTCTCGTGTGCCCTGCGCATTCTGAACAGTCGGGATTTGGCGCAGGATGCGTTGCAGGACGCTTTCGTGCAGGTGTTTCAGCAACTGGGCAGCTTCCGGCAACAGTCCACGCTGGGTGCTTGGATTCGCACCATTGTGGTGCGGCGAGCTTTGCTTACGCTCCGGCGCGAGCAGCGCATGGAACTCTACGACCCCGACAGCCACCTCGAGCCGCTGGTAGCCTGGCACGACAGCCTAACCGGCGAGGCGCTGGAAAAGGCCATCGGCGAGTTGCCAGCTGGCTACCGCGCCACCTTCTGCCTGCTGGAGGTAGAAGGCTACTCCCATCGCGAGGCCGCCGAACTGCTCGGTATCACGGAGGGCACCAGCAAGTCGCAGCTATATCATGCTAAGCGGTTGCTGCAACGCAAACTTCAGCATTTGTACCGATGA
- a CDS encoding DUF4142 domain-containing protein, with product MKRMLFAPLCAVALLAATTSCTSNGDSVDQAQKTNEARHENATANTEMGDVKQDKKDFDSDFMTKAASGGMLEVELGRLVAQQGATPEGKQFGQHMVDDHSKANEELKALAARKNMTLPSTLGEDHREVLDDVTDEKGVDMDKKYLKEMVKDHEEDVKEYTEASVRASDPDIKAFAAKNVPILKEHLSMAQRMQAAVEQRK from the coding sequence ATGAAACGCATGCTGTTTGCCCCGCTATGCGCGGTGGCGCTGCTAGCGGCTACAACCAGCTGCACATCCAACGGCGACTCCGTAGATCAGGCCCAGAAAACCAACGAAGCCCGCCACGAAAACGCCACCGCCAACACGGAAATGGGCGACGTAAAGCAGGACAAAAAGGATTTTGACTCCGACTTTATGACCAAAGCTGCCAGTGGTGGCATGCTGGAGGTAGAGCTAGGCCGCTTGGTAGCGCAGCAAGGTGCTACCCCCGAGGGCAAGCAGTTTGGCCAGCACATGGTGGACGACCACAGCAAAGCCAACGAGGAACTGAAAGCCCTAGCTGCCCGCAAGAACATGACGCTGCCTAGTACGCTTGGCGAAGACCACCGCGAAGTGCTAGATGACGTGACGGACGAAAAAGGAGTGGATATGGACAAAAAGTACCTCAAGGAAATGGTGAAAGACCACGAGGAGGACGTGAAAGAATACACCGAAGCCTCGGTCCGTGCCAGCGACCCGGATATCAAAGCCTTTGCGGCCAAGAATGTCCCCATTCTGAAAGAACATTTATCGATGGCACAACGCATGCAAGCGGCCGTCGAGCAGCGCAAGTAA
- a CDS encoding 2-C-methyl-D-erythritol 4-phosphate cytidylyltransferase yields the protein MTGVFYFRYPTSSMPDDNQDPKTQSNQDLRETPRFAILVAGGSGTRMGAAKPKQFLDLLGEPVLLHTLRRFSETPLRVQQCVVVLPAEQFSTWHQLCAEHRVQLPHAVVAGGATRWASVRNGLAYLADQSSGTVAVHDGVRPLVPASVIEECFATAEAHGTAVAAVVPKDSVRNLSQQGSYALDRARLRLVQTPQCFELELLRRAYQLPELPTFTDDASVVEDLHPIQLVSGDYRNLKITTPEDLLLAEAILRSTT from the coding sequence ATGACAGGCGTTTTTTATTTTCGCTACCCTACCTCTTCCATGCCCGACGATAACCAAGACCCCAAGACCCAAAGCAACCAAGACTTACGCGAAACACCCCGATTTGCTATCCTCGTGGCGGGTGGTAGCGGCACGCGCATGGGCGCTGCTAAGCCTAAGCAGTTTCTGGATTTGCTGGGCGAGCCGGTGCTGTTGCACACGTTGCGCCGATTCTCGGAAACACCATTGCGGGTGCAGCAGTGCGTGGTGGTGCTGCCCGCCGAGCAATTCTCTACCTGGCACCAGCTCTGCGCCGAACACCGGGTGCAACTGCCCCACGCCGTAGTGGCGGGCGGCGCTACTCGCTGGGCTTCGGTGCGCAACGGCTTGGCCTACCTCGCCGACCAGAGCAGTGGTACCGTAGCTGTGCATGATGGTGTGCGGCCCTTGGTGCCGGCCTCGGTGATTGAAGAGTGCTTTGCTACAGCCGAGGCGCATGGCACCGCCGTGGCCGCCGTAGTACCCAAAGACTCGGTGCGCAACTTATCGCAGCAGGGCTCTTATGCCTTGGACCGTGCCCGTCTGCGCCTCGTACAAACGCCGCAGTGCTTTGAATTAGAGCTGTTGCGTCGTGCCTACCAGCTTCCCGAGCTGCCTACCTTCACCGACGATGCCAGCGTGGTAGAGGATTTGCACCCCATCCAACTCGTGTCCGGCGACTACCGCAACCTCAAGATTACGACCCCCGAGGACTTACTATTGGCCGAAGCCATTCTGCGCAGCACTACGTAA